Proteins from one Coffea arabica cultivar ET-39 chromosome 8c, Coffea Arabica ET-39 HiFi, whole genome shotgun sequence genomic window:
- the LOC113705370 gene encoding thiamine-repressible mitochondrial transport protein THI74 isoform X1: MGWKYHAGLGLIGTVVLIWVASAEITQKIFAQYRQPFALTYLGVSLMVLFLPIAVCKDWIFHLLGKSSSTKFYGDNLLIDPSIELDVPLRASETTFDSRDMLKSCDLDDTDLNATEEVLLTFDRDDEIPILEKAYKLSSWEIVKCSFYLAPIWFATEYLSNSALANTSVANTTVLTSTSGLFTLFFAALIGQDSINVAKVLAVFVSIAGVLMTTIGKTWASDEMLSASQSKRHSIIGDFFGLLSAVSYGLFTVLLKRSAGSDGERVDMQKILGYIGLFTLLGLWWIIWPLNALGIEPTFEFPSSASIKEAVLLNGLVGSVISDYLWALSVVWTTPLVATLGMSLTIPLAMLADMLIHGRHYSAIYILGCVQVFAGFVIANLSDKFAGNRR, translated from the exons ATGGGGTGGAAGTACCATGCCGGGTTGGGGTTGATTGGAACTGTTGTGTTGATATGGGTTGCTTCTGCAGAGATTACTCAG AAAATTTTTGCTCAGTATAGACAACCGTTTGCTCTTACTTATCTGGGGGTATCCCTAATGGTGCTATTCCTGCCAATAGCAGTTTGTAAAGATTGGATTTTCCATTTATTGGGCAAGAGCTCGTCTACTAAGTTTTACGGGGACAATCTACTCATAGATCCATCAATTGAACTGGATGTTCCTCTAAGAGCAAGTGAAACTACCTTTGATTCAAGGGACATGTTGAAGAGCTGCGATCTTGATGATACAGACCTAAATGCAACAGAAGAAGTGCTATTGACGTTTGACCGAGATGATGAAATTCCTATACTTGAAAAGGCTTATAAACTTAGTTCGTGGGAAATTGTCAAATGCAGCTTTTATCTTGCTCCAATATGGTTTGCGACTGAG TATTTATCAAACTCTGCCCTTGCTAATACTAGTGTGGCCAATACGACAGTGTTGACTTCAACATCAGGGCTCTTCACTCTATTCTTTGCAGCACTCATTGGTCAGGATTCCATAAATGTTGCTAAGGTTCTTGCTGTATTTGTTAGTATTGCTGGTGTTCTCATGACCACCATTGGGAAAACATGGGCTTCGGATGAAATGCTGAGTGCCTCTCA GAGTAAAAGACATAGCATCATTGGAGATTTTTTTGGTCTTCTCTCAGCAGTGTCCTACGGCTTATTTACGG TGCTACTAAAGAGATCTGCTGGATCAGATGGAGAGAGAGTTGATATGCAGAAGATTCTTGGATATATTGGACTTTTTACTCTTCTTGGCCTTTGGTGGATTA TATGGCCACTTAATGCTCTTGGAATAGAACCGACTTTCGAATTTCCAAGTTCAGCATCCATCAAAGAAGCTGTGCTGTTAAATGGCTTAGTGGGGAGCGTTATTTCAGATTATTTATG GGCGCTTTCTGTGGTGTGGACTACGCCATTAGTCGCGACACTTGGCATGTCCTTGACAATCCCCTTGGCAATGCTGGCTGACATGCTTATCCATGGCCGTCACTACTCTGCAATCTACATCCTTGGATGCGTCCAG GTGTTTGCAGGTTTTGTCATTGCTAACCTCTCTGATAAGTTTGCGGGTAACAGAAGATGA
- the LOC113705370 gene encoding thiamine-repressible mitochondrial transport protein THI74 isoform X2 — MGCFCRDYSAVCKDWIFHLLGKSSSTKFYGDNLLIDPSIELDVPLRASETTFDSRDMLKSCDLDDTDLNATEEVLLTFDRDDEIPILEKAYKLSSWEIVKCSFYLAPIWFATEYLSNSALANTSVANTTVLTSTSGLFTLFFAALIGQDSINVAKVLAVFVSIAGVLMTTIGKTWASDEMLSASQSKRHSIIGDFFGLLSAVSYGLFTVLLKRSAGSDGERVDMQKILGYIGLFTLLGLWWIIWPLNALGIEPTFEFPSSASIKEAVLLNGLVGSVISDYLWALSVVWTTPLVATLGMSLTIPLAMLADMLIHGRHYSAIYILGCVQVFAGFVIANLSDKFAGNRR, encoded by the exons ATGGGTTGCTTCTGCAGAGATTACTCAG CAGTTTGTAAAGATTGGATTTTCCATTTATTGGGCAAGAGCTCGTCTACTAAGTTTTACGGGGACAATCTACTCATAGATCCATCAATTGAACTGGATGTTCCTCTAAGAGCAAGTGAAACTACCTTTGATTCAAGGGACATGTTGAAGAGCTGCGATCTTGATGATACAGACCTAAATGCAACAGAAGAAGTGCTATTGACGTTTGACCGAGATGATGAAATTCCTATACTTGAAAAGGCTTATAAACTTAGTTCGTGGGAAATTGTCAAATGCAGCTTTTATCTTGCTCCAATATGGTTTGCGACTGAG TATTTATCAAACTCTGCCCTTGCTAATACTAGTGTGGCCAATACGACAGTGTTGACTTCAACATCAGGGCTCTTCACTCTATTCTTTGCAGCACTCATTGGTCAGGATTCCATAAATGTTGCTAAGGTTCTTGCTGTATTTGTTAGTATTGCTGGTGTTCTCATGACCACCATTGGGAAAACATGGGCTTCGGATGAAATGCTGAGTGCCTCTCA GAGTAAAAGACATAGCATCATTGGAGATTTTTTTGGTCTTCTCTCAGCAGTGTCCTACGGCTTATTTACGG TGCTACTAAAGAGATCTGCTGGATCAGATGGAGAGAGAGTTGATATGCAGAAGATTCTTGGATATATTGGACTTTTTACTCTTCTTGGCCTTTGGTGGATTA TATGGCCACTTAATGCTCTTGGAATAGAACCGACTTTCGAATTTCCAAGTTCAGCATCCATCAAAGAAGCTGTGCTGTTAAATGGCTTAGTGGGGAGCGTTATTTCAGATTATTTATG GGCGCTTTCTGTGGTGTGGACTACGCCATTAGTCGCGACACTTGGCATGTCCTTGACAATCCCCTTGGCAATGCTGGCTGACATGCTTATCCATGGCCGTCACTACTCTGCAATCTACATCCTTGGATGCGTCCAG GTGTTTGCAGGTTTTGTCATTGCTAACCTCTCTGATAAGTTTGCGGGTAACAGAAGATGA
- the LOC113705370 gene encoding thiamine-repressible mitochondrial transport protein THI74 isoform X3: MGCFCRDYSVCKDWIFHLLGKSSSTKFYGDNLLIDPSIELDVPLRASETTFDSRDMLKSCDLDDTDLNATEEVLLTFDRDDEIPILEKAYKLSSWEIVKCSFYLAPIWFATEYLSNSALANTSVANTTVLTSTSGLFTLFFAALIGQDSINVAKVLAVFVSIAGVLMTTIGKTWASDEMLSASQSKRHSIIGDFFGLLSAVSYGLFTVLLKRSAGSDGERVDMQKILGYIGLFTLLGLWWIIWPLNALGIEPTFEFPSSASIKEAVLLNGLVGSVISDYLWALSVVWTTPLVATLGMSLTIPLAMLADMLIHGRHYSAIYILGCVQVFAGFVIANLSDKFAGNRR, from the exons ATGGGTTGCTTCTGCAGAGATTACTCAG TTTGTAAAGATTGGATTTTCCATTTATTGGGCAAGAGCTCGTCTACTAAGTTTTACGGGGACAATCTACTCATAGATCCATCAATTGAACTGGATGTTCCTCTAAGAGCAAGTGAAACTACCTTTGATTCAAGGGACATGTTGAAGAGCTGCGATCTTGATGATACAGACCTAAATGCAACAGAAGAAGTGCTATTGACGTTTGACCGAGATGATGAAATTCCTATACTTGAAAAGGCTTATAAACTTAGTTCGTGGGAAATTGTCAAATGCAGCTTTTATCTTGCTCCAATATGGTTTGCGACTGAG TATTTATCAAACTCTGCCCTTGCTAATACTAGTGTGGCCAATACGACAGTGTTGACTTCAACATCAGGGCTCTTCACTCTATTCTTTGCAGCACTCATTGGTCAGGATTCCATAAATGTTGCTAAGGTTCTTGCTGTATTTGTTAGTATTGCTGGTGTTCTCATGACCACCATTGGGAAAACATGGGCTTCGGATGAAATGCTGAGTGCCTCTCA GAGTAAAAGACATAGCATCATTGGAGATTTTTTTGGTCTTCTCTCAGCAGTGTCCTACGGCTTATTTACGG TGCTACTAAAGAGATCTGCTGGATCAGATGGAGAGAGAGTTGATATGCAGAAGATTCTTGGATATATTGGACTTTTTACTCTTCTTGGCCTTTGGTGGATTA TATGGCCACTTAATGCTCTTGGAATAGAACCGACTTTCGAATTTCCAAGTTCAGCATCCATCAAAGAAGCTGTGCTGTTAAATGGCTTAGTGGGGAGCGTTATTTCAGATTATTTATG GGCGCTTTCTGTGGTGTGGACTACGCCATTAGTCGCGACACTTGGCATGTCCTTGACAATCCCCTTGGCAATGCTGGCTGACATGCTTATCCATGGCCGTCACTACTCTGCAATCTACATCCTTGGATGCGTCCAG GTGTTTGCAGGTTTTGTCATTGCTAACCTCTCTGATAAGTTTGCGGGTAACAGAAGATGA